TTAAGGGTTGGAGGTTTAGGTTTTCCAGCGGCTCCGGTTACTTTAACCTGATCGGTTCCTACATTTTCTAATTTAACTGAGGAGAAATCGACGATGACATCAGGAGTGAGGTAACAGGTGGGATCATGGATCTCATAGAGAAGTTGCTCTTTCACCGTATCAACGCATACCATACCCCCAGTATTTTTGGGTTTGCTGAAAATAAACTCTCCGTTTTCATAGATCTCAGAAACGGGATACCCGAGATTTCCCAGTTTATCGACTTTCCACCACTCGCCGCTAAAATTACCGCCCGTCGCCTGTCCGGAGCATTCCATAAGATGCCCGAGAACGATTCCCTGGGCAATTTTATCCCAGTCATCTTCCTGCCAGCCCAATTCATACATTGCCGGGCCAAGAAATTGCCCGCTGTCCGTGGTTCTGCCGGTTATGACAATATCAGCACCGGTTGCCAGGGCTTTAGCAATTTCTCTTCCGCCAAGATAAACATTAGCAAAGAGAATCTTATCCCATAAGCCGCCTGTCTCCGCACCGAGATTACCCAAATATCCTTTGTCTGCAAACTCTTTAAGACGGTCCAAGATATTATCACCTTCGACTACAGCAATCTTCAGATCCGATAGACCCAGTTTTTTTGCAATCCCCTTAACGGCTTCCATGGCCCCCAGGGGGTTAATACCGCCACAATTACTGATGATCTTAATCCCTTTTTCTTTACAGATGGGCAGCAAACTTGTCATTAATGGAAAAACATCTTTCGTGTATCCATCCTTTGGATTTTTATTCTTAGCCTTTTGCAGGATCGCCATGGTCAACTCAGCTAAGGAATCACCACAGATATATTTGACATCTCCGTATTGAGCAACATCAACGGCTGAAGTAAATATATCCCCCCAAAAACCAACAGAAGCCCCAATCCTTACTGACTTCATAATCAACTCCATCCTTTCCGCCCAGTTAGCTAATTCTAAGTTAGAAAAATAACTTTGCTAATGCTTAATGCTTGTTATGCCAATCTATTTATGCAATTAATATGCCAGAATAGTTTTACTATTCTGGCATATTAATTGCCCATTAATCCCGCGTTAACCCAGGCGGCCTCATTTACCCCTTTACATTTGTAAATTAACAACTGTAAATAGCGTTAAGTACGTGGTGTTAACCATTGTCCCTGATTTTTATATTTGTTTCGAACAAGCTCCAACTCTTTGCGCCGTAAACCATACTCCTGTGCCTTCTCCGGAAGCCACTCCTGAAAATGTTTTTTAAGTTGTTCATAACCAAGCCTCGGCCCAGAAGGTCCATATTCCCATACTAGACTAGAATCATTGATGATAAGACTTGCTTCCTGACCACAAATTGGACATACAGCCATGTTAGGCTTGGGAAACTTCCAAAGATCCGACCAACAGGTTGGACACTGACCATTTTCCGCCCCACGTTTTTCCCCAAACAGAGCTTTCCCTAGTTGTCGAATTCGAGGCAGCGCACCTTCTATCTCCACAGCCTCTCCAGGCAAGGCACCAATAAACATATGAGCATCTTTTACATCTAAACCAATACTGCGAGCCATCATCATGAGTGCGGACATAGTATACCCTTCCCACTCTTTTATCCCGGCGGTACCAATAATCACGCAAGGTTTTCCCCAGAAATCGTCCAATAATCGAGCCAAAGCAATTGTTCGATCACTTAATAATTTAGTAATAGCGGCTGGCCCCAAGACATAGCATGGGGAAGAGATAATAACTCCATCGGCTGCTTTAATTTTATCTGCCAGATAATACAGATCATCTCCTAAAGGACATAATTTTCCGGGGATAAGACAAGAATAGCACCCTTTACAAGGTTCCAGCTTAAGGTCAGGAAGTCTAATTAACTCCAGCTGGTAGTCTTCTTCTCCAGCTGAGCACGCTTCCTTCAATAGAATCTCGCCATTAGCGATTTTTCGGCGGGAAGATATGATTCCTAAAATCTTCTTCATTAAC
This Desulfosporosinus orientis DSM 765 DNA region includes the following protein-coding sequences:
- a CDS encoding acyclic terpene utilization AtuA family protein; the encoded protein is MKSVRIGASVGFWGDIFTSAVDVAQYGDVKYICGDSLAELTMAILQKAKNKNPKDGYTKDVFPLMTSLLPICKEKGIKIISNCGGINPLGAMEAVKGIAKKLGLSDLKIAVVEGDNILDRLKEFADKGYLGNLGAETGGLWDKILFANVYLGGREIAKALATGADIVITGRTTDSGQFLGPAMYELGWQEDDWDKIAQGIVLGHLMECSGQATGGNFSGEWWKVDKLGNLGYPVSEIYENGEFIFSKPKNTGGMVCVDTVKEQLLYEIHDPTCYLTPDVIVDFSSVKLENVGTDQVKVTGAAGKPKPPTLKAILGYTAGFVGEGSITYSWPDALPKARKAEEIIRQRIDMQGINCEEIHSEYIGLNSIHGPLAPEPENETNEVMLRVAVRTSTKDEAAKIGREFPALALNGPPHASGLGGMHSIRELIGQKTALIPREEIEPLVKISVEEV
- a CDS encoding flavodoxin family protein, coding for MKKILGIISSRRKIANGEILLKEACSAGEEDYQLELIRLPDLKLEPCKGCYSCLIPGKLCPLGDDLYYLADKIKAADGVIISSPCYVLGPAAITKLLSDRTIALARLLDDFWGKPCVIIGTAGIKEWEGYTMSALMMMARSIGLDVKDAHMFIGALPGEAVEIEGALPRIRQLGKALFGEKRGAENGQCPTCWSDLWKFPKPNMAVCPICGQEASLIINDSSLVWEYGPSGPRLGYEQLKKHFQEWLPEKAQEYGLRRKELELVRNKYKNQGQWLTPRT